From a single Vitis vinifera cultivar Pinot Noir 40024 chromosome 18, ASM3070453v1 genomic region:
- the LOC100249422 gene encoding MA3 DOMAIN-CONTAINING TRANSLATION REGULATORY FACTOR 2 isoform X2, whose product MEYSDGFVSNEHRELHQSVSESADPLSVSPLQISISPRSPKSPKSPGSPRSPSSPRCRQGTSKGGSPLKDDKHSHSPKDGRPKKGGSGGKGTWGGLLETEEGHALDLNDPNYDSTEECDHTNVRKSAEEFAEYKKKAAVIVEEYFATDDVVSTASELREISLPRYNFYFVKKLVSMAMDRHDKEKEMAAVLLSALYADVIDPSQVYKGFGKLVESSDDLIVDIPDTIDVLALFVARAVVDDILPPAFLTKHLASLPKDSKGVQVLRRAEKGYLAAPLHAEIIERRWGGSKNTTVEDVKARINNLLVEYRVSGDVKEACRCIKDLKVPFFHHEIIKRALIMAMERRHAEDRLLDLLKAAAEEGLINSSQISKGFGRMIDSVDDLSLDIPSAKSILKSLISKAASEGWLSASSLKSLSLEPEKRSLEDNVARTFKLKAQSIIQEYFFSGDISEVSSCLESENSPSSAELNAIFVKRLITLAMDRKNREKEMASILLSSLCFPADDVVNGFVMLIESADDTALDIPVVVEDLAMFLARAVVDEVLAPQHLEEIGSQCLSPDSIGSKVLQMAKSLLKARLSGERILRCWGGGGSGSTARAVEDVKDKIGKLLEEYESGGDFREACRCIKELGMPFFHHEVVKKALVTVIEKKNERLWRLLRECFGSGLITMYQMMKGFSRVGEALDDLALDVPDAKKQFTYYVEQAKIAGWLDASFSISKPEHAAENGSCL is encoded by the exons ATGGAGTACAGTGATGGTTTTGTATCAAATGAGCATCGGGAGCTTCACCAGTCTGTTTCAGAGAGTGCAGATCCATTGTCTGTTTCTCCATTGCAGATCTCCATTTCTCCAAGGTCTCCAAAATCTCCAAAGTCCCCAGGTTCTCCAAGGTCCCCAAGTTCTCCCAGATGCAGACAAGGCACAAGCAAGGGGGGGAGCCCCCTCAAGGATGATAAGCACTCTCATTCTCCCAAAGATGGGCGCCCTAAGAAAG GTGGTTCTGGGGGAAAAGGAACATGGGGAGGTTTGCTTGAAACTGAGGAAGGTCATGCTCTGGACCTGAATGATCCAAACTATGATAGTACTGAG GAATGCGACCATACAAATGTGAGAAAATCAGCTGAGGAGTTTGCTGAGTACAAGAAGAAGGCTGCTGTGATTGTGGAGGAATACTTCGCTACTGACGATGTTGTCTCAACTGCCAGTGAGTTGAGAGAAATCAGCTTGCCACgctacaatttttattttgttaagaaGCTTGTCTCAATGGCTATGGATAGACATGACAAAGAGAAGGAAATGGCTGCTGTTCTATTGTCTGCACTCTATGCAGATGTCATTGATCCCTCCCAAGTATACAAAGGCTTTGGTAAATTAGTGGAATCCTCAGATGACTTGATTGTAGATATACCAGACACAATTGATGTGCTTGCTCTGTTTGTGGCTCGCGCTGTGGTTGATGACATTCTTCCTCCTGCATTTTTGACAAAACATTTAGCTTCCCTGCCCAAGGACTCAAAGGGTGTTCAAGTCTTGAGAAGAGCTGAGAAGGGCTATTTGGCAGCTCCCCTCCATGCAGAGATCATTGAGCGGCGATGGGGAGGTAGCAAGAATACGACAGTTGAGGATGTGAAGGCTCGGATAAACAATCTACTGGTGGAGTATAGAGTGAGTGGAGATGTAAAAGAGGCCTGCAGATGCATTAAGGATTTGAAAGTCCCTTTCTTCCACCATGAGATAATTAAGCGGGCTCTTATAATGGCAATGGAGAGGCGGCATGCTGAAGACCGCCTACTTGACTTGTTGAAGGCAGCTGCTGAAGAAGGTTTGATCAATTCTAGTCAAATATCAAAAGGGTTTGGTCGGATGATTGACAGTGTTGATGACTTATCACTTGACATACCAAGTGCAAAGAGTATATTGAAGTCACTAATCTCCAAGGCAGCATCAGAGGGCTGGTTGTCTGCCTCATCTTTGAAGTCCCTGTCATTAGAGCCAGAGAAGCGATCACTAGAAGATAATGTTGCCAGAACTTTCAAGCTCAAGGCCCAATCTATTATCCAAGAATATTTCTTCTCAGGCGATATTTCAGAAGTAAGCAGTTGTCTAGAATCAGAAAACAGTCCTTCATCAGCTGAACTAAATGCTATATTTGTTAAAAGACTGATAACACTAGCCATGGACCGAAAAAATAGGGAGAAGGAAATGGCTTCTATTCTGTTGTCATCCCTGTGTTTTCCAGCAGATGATGTTGTAAACGGGTTTGTAATGTTGATAGAATCTGCAGACGACACTGCTCTAGATATCCCAGTAGTTGTTGAGGACCTTGCAATGTTCTTAGCTAGAGCAGTTGTGGATGAAGTCCTCGCTCCACAACACTTGGAAGAGATTGGGAGCCAGTGCCTGAGCCCAGATTCCATAGGCAGCAAAGTGCTTCAAATGGCCAAGTCACTACTAAAGGCTCGTCTTTCAGGCGAGCGAATCCTAAGGTGTTGGGGCGGTGGGGGAAGCGGCAGCACTGCACGTGCAGTTGAGGATGTAAAGGACAAGATTGGAAAGCTGCTAGAGGAGTATGAATCCGGCGGGGACTTCAGGGAAGCTTGTCGTTGCATAAAGGAGTTGGGCATGCCATTTTTCCACCATGAGGTTGTCAAAAAGGCACTGGTGACAGTGATAGAGAAGAAGAATGAAAGACTATGGCGCCTGCTGAGGGAGTGCTTTGGCTCAGGACTCATCACCATGTACCAAATGATGAAGGGCTTCTCAAGGGTGGGGGAAGCTCTGGACGACCTGGCCTTGGATGTGCCTGATGCCAAGAAGCAGTTCACATATTATGTGGAGCAAGCCAAGATTGCAGGGTGGTTGGATGCATCATTCTCCATCAGCAAACCAGAACACGCGGCAGAAAATGGCTCCTGTTTATGA
- the LOC100254523 gene encoding uncharacterized protein LOC100254523 produces the protein MEKVEESGEIEESLPHPAKPQTPRSVKTKVPEVEVRLYRQGKGPIAIFKSNLGGWDQDQLEVGDILHKYGFKSVYAFNPESGGRGVSILIHPRNGRSLLSYQDGSVISIDGEPKDSPIKPVSKILFGVAVLTLMITYVLKEPPELIKKLYISGGNFPPWVLACAVIVFTRMRKRTKDMLKKYGYWK, from the exons atggagaaagtGGAGGAAAGTGGAGAAATCGAGGAAAGTCTTCCGCATCCAGCCAAACCTCAGACACCAAGAAGCGTGAAGACCAAAGTTCCGGAGGTCGAAGTTCGCCTTTATCGTCAAGGCAAAGGTCCGATCGCAATCTTCAAATCCAACTTGGGTGGTTGGGACCAAGATCAGTTGGAGGTTGGAGACATTCTCCACAAATATGGCTTCAAATCGGTGTACGCCTTCAATCCTGAATCCGGCGGCCGTGGCGTTTCGATCCTGATTCACCCTAGAAACGGAAGATCTTTGCTCTCTTATCAGGATGGATCCGTCATTTCCATTGACGGAGAGCCTAAG GACTCACCGATCAAACCTGTATCCAAAATTTTGTTCGGAGTCGCAGTTTTAACCCTTATGATAACGTATGTTTTGAAGGAGCCTCCAGAGTTGATCAAGAAATTATACATTTCAGGCGGGAACTTCCCTCCATGGGTCCTTGCCTGTGCTGTTATTGTTTTTACTCGCATGAGGAAGAGAACTAAGGACATGTTAAAGAAATATGGTTACTGGAAGTGA
- the LOC100249422 gene encoding MA3 DOMAIN-CONTAINING TRANSLATION REGULATORY FACTOR 2 isoform X1: MSKLMEYSDGFVSNEHRELHQSVSESADPLSVSPLQISISPRSPKSPKSPGSPRSPSSPRCRQGTSKGGSPLKDDKHSHSPKDGRPKKGGSGGKGTWGGLLETEEGHALDLNDPNYDSTEECDHTNVRKSAEEFAEYKKKAAVIVEEYFATDDVVSTASELREISLPRYNFYFVKKLVSMAMDRHDKEKEMAAVLLSALYADVIDPSQVYKGFGKLVESSDDLIVDIPDTIDVLALFVARAVVDDILPPAFLTKHLASLPKDSKGVQVLRRAEKGYLAAPLHAEIIERRWGGSKNTTVEDVKARINNLLVEYRVSGDVKEACRCIKDLKVPFFHHEIIKRALIMAMERRHAEDRLLDLLKAAAEEGLINSSQISKGFGRMIDSVDDLSLDIPSAKSILKSLISKAASEGWLSASSLKSLSLEPEKRSLEDNVARTFKLKAQSIIQEYFFSGDISEVSSCLESENSPSSAELNAIFVKRLITLAMDRKNREKEMASILLSSLCFPADDVVNGFVMLIESADDTALDIPVVVEDLAMFLARAVVDEVLAPQHLEEIGSQCLSPDSIGSKVLQMAKSLLKARLSGERILRCWGGGGSGSTARAVEDVKDKIGKLLEEYESGGDFREACRCIKELGMPFFHHEVVKKALVTVIEKKNERLWRLLRECFGSGLITMYQMMKGFSRVGEALDDLALDVPDAKKQFTYYVEQAKIAGWLDASFSISKPEHAAENGSCL; this comes from the exons ATGAG TAAGCTGATGGAGTACAGTGATGGTTTTGTATCAAATGAGCATCGGGAGCTTCACCAGTCTGTTTCAGAGAGTGCAGATCCATTGTCTGTTTCTCCATTGCAGATCTCCATTTCTCCAAGGTCTCCAAAATCTCCAAAGTCCCCAGGTTCTCCAAGGTCCCCAAGTTCTCCCAGATGCAGACAAGGCACAAGCAAGGGGGGGAGCCCCCTCAAGGATGATAAGCACTCTCATTCTCCCAAAGATGGGCGCCCTAAGAAAG GTGGTTCTGGGGGAAAAGGAACATGGGGAGGTTTGCTTGAAACTGAGGAAGGTCATGCTCTGGACCTGAATGATCCAAACTATGATAGTACTGAG GAATGCGACCATACAAATGTGAGAAAATCAGCTGAGGAGTTTGCTGAGTACAAGAAGAAGGCTGCTGTGATTGTGGAGGAATACTTCGCTACTGACGATGTTGTCTCAACTGCCAGTGAGTTGAGAGAAATCAGCTTGCCACgctacaatttttattttgttaagaaGCTTGTCTCAATGGCTATGGATAGACATGACAAAGAGAAGGAAATGGCTGCTGTTCTATTGTCTGCACTCTATGCAGATGTCATTGATCCCTCCCAAGTATACAAAGGCTTTGGTAAATTAGTGGAATCCTCAGATGACTTGATTGTAGATATACCAGACACAATTGATGTGCTTGCTCTGTTTGTGGCTCGCGCTGTGGTTGATGACATTCTTCCTCCTGCATTTTTGACAAAACATTTAGCTTCCCTGCCCAAGGACTCAAAGGGTGTTCAAGTCTTGAGAAGAGCTGAGAAGGGCTATTTGGCAGCTCCCCTCCATGCAGAGATCATTGAGCGGCGATGGGGAGGTAGCAAGAATACGACAGTTGAGGATGTGAAGGCTCGGATAAACAATCTACTGGTGGAGTATAGAGTGAGTGGAGATGTAAAAGAGGCCTGCAGATGCATTAAGGATTTGAAAGTCCCTTTCTTCCACCATGAGATAATTAAGCGGGCTCTTATAATGGCAATGGAGAGGCGGCATGCTGAAGACCGCCTACTTGACTTGTTGAAGGCAGCTGCTGAAGAAGGTTTGATCAATTCTAGTCAAATATCAAAAGGGTTTGGTCGGATGATTGACAGTGTTGATGACTTATCACTTGACATACCAAGTGCAAAGAGTATATTGAAGTCACTAATCTCCAAGGCAGCATCAGAGGGCTGGTTGTCTGCCTCATCTTTGAAGTCCCTGTCATTAGAGCCAGAGAAGCGATCACTAGAAGATAATGTTGCCAGAACTTTCAAGCTCAAGGCCCAATCTATTATCCAAGAATATTTCTTCTCAGGCGATATTTCAGAAGTAAGCAGTTGTCTAGAATCAGAAAACAGTCCTTCATCAGCTGAACTAAATGCTATATTTGTTAAAAGACTGATAACACTAGCCATGGACCGAAAAAATAGGGAGAAGGAAATGGCTTCTATTCTGTTGTCATCCCTGTGTTTTCCAGCAGATGATGTTGTAAACGGGTTTGTAATGTTGATAGAATCTGCAGACGACACTGCTCTAGATATCCCAGTAGTTGTTGAGGACCTTGCAATGTTCTTAGCTAGAGCAGTTGTGGATGAAGTCCTCGCTCCACAACACTTGGAAGAGATTGGGAGCCAGTGCCTGAGCCCAGATTCCATAGGCAGCAAAGTGCTTCAAATGGCCAAGTCACTACTAAAGGCTCGTCTTTCAGGCGAGCGAATCCTAAGGTGTTGGGGCGGTGGGGGAAGCGGCAGCACTGCACGTGCAGTTGAGGATGTAAAGGACAAGATTGGAAAGCTGCTAGAGGAGTATGAATCCGGCGGGGACTTCAGGGAAGCTTGTCGTTGCATAAAGGAGTTGGGCATGCCATTTTTCCACCATGAGGTTGTCAAAAAGGCACTGGTGACAGTGATAGAGAAGAAGAATGAAAGACTATGGCGCCTGCTGAGGGAGTGCTTTGGCTCAGGACTCATCACCATGTACCAAATGATGAAGGGCTTCTCAAGGGTGGGGGAAGCTCTGGACGACCTGGCCTTGGATGTGCCTGATGCCAAGAAGCAGTTCACATATTATGTGGAGCAAGCCAAGATTGCAGGGTGGTTGGATGCATCATTCTCCATCAGCAAACCAGAACACGCGGCAGAAAATGGCTCCTGTTTATGA